The genomic interval CGATCTTTGCAGCGTACGGCTACCAGGCACGACGGCACAATTTCTTTAACGAAAGCCTTTATATCCATAATCCGGATCCGGAACTTTCAACCGCAGAGAATCTTCTGCAGATGGTCCGTCCGTACCAGGAATACAGCAGTCTGGAAGCGGATCTGCTGGACCTCAGTCTCGTACTTCACGCAGAGCACGGCGGTGGTAATAACTCGGCTTTTACGGTACACGTCGTTTCATCAGCCGAGACCGACACATACTCGACTATGGCAGCAGCCATTGGGTCCCTGAAAGGGGCAAAACACGGCGGGGCCAACATCAAGGTAATGGGTATGATGGAGGATATTAAGGCGAACGTGAAGGATTGGAGCAGCGAAACCGAAGTTACCGACTACCTCAAAAAGATCCTTAATCGTGAAGCCTTTGACAGGTCAGGTCTCATCTACGGCATCGGGCACGCGGTATATACTTTCTCAGATCCCAGGGCGGTTCTCCTGCGGGAGCGAGCTGAACTGCTGGCCAGGGAGAAGAACCACGAAGAGGAGTTTAACCTGTATACCCTCATTGAAAAACTTGCACCCCGGGTTTTTCAGGAGGTCAAGAACTCCGACAAGGTGGTGTCGCCTAATGTGGACTTCTTCTCCGGCTTTGTTTACAGCATGCTGAATATTCCCTTTGAGCTCTATACACCGCTTTTCGCCATATCCCGAATAGCAGGCTGGAGTGCGCACAGAATGGAAGAACTGATCAGCGGTGGAAGAATAATCCGGCCGGCGTACAAAAGTATTGTACGTCCCCGGAACTATATCCCCCTGGATGAAAGAGAAAAGGTTTGATCAGTTAATCGGTTGTAAGCAAAGAATGCCTGGAAAGCATGCAGCGCGATACAAAAAGGGAGGCTGAATAAACAAACAGCCCCCCTTTTTATAAAAAGCATCTTTGTTCAATCAGGATATTTAAAACCCTGAAGCTATCCGCTATTCTGCGTCGGCTTTAAGGTTCTTCGCCTCCTGGATTACCAGATCGGCTACGCGGCCGGAAATCGGGCTGTAGTGATCGAACGCCATCTCAAAAGATCCGGTACCGGAGGTCATGGACTTCAAGTCGATAGCGTAACGCAGCATTTCCGCCTGGGGAACCTCTGCATCAACCTCGTTTATGCCGCCTCCCAGAGCTTCCTGACCAAGAACTCTTCCACGCCGGGAAGATAGATCCGAGAGGATATCCCCAAGATACTGCTCATCTACAAAAACCTGCAGTTTCATTACCGGCTCCAAAAGTACAACCCCGGCTTTTTCCAGAGAACTTTTCAGTGCTCCTTTGGCAGCCAGTTTAAAAGCCATTTCCGAAGAGTCTACGGGATGTTCCTTACCGTCAGTTATATGGGCTTCGATATCCACCAGAGGGTATCCTGCAAGAAATCCCTCTTCCATACCTTCAAGAATACCTTTTTCAATACCAGGCATGTATCCCTTGGAAATCGAACCGCCCTTAATGTCATTGTAGAATTCCATGTACTTACCACGTTCAATAGGGCCGATATCCATAACGACCCGGCCGTACTGACCATGACCACCGGACTGCTTTTTATGGGTATATTCGGCGCCGGCTTTTTTGGTTATGGTCTCCCGGTACGCGATCCTGGGAACCTTTGTTTCGATTTCTATTTTTTGTTTTTCCTTGATTTTATCAAGGATCATGTTGATATGCAGTTCTCCCATACCGGAGATTACCGTTTCATGGGTCTCTTTGTCGTAGGTGATCCGGAATGTCAGGTCCTCTTCGGCAGCACGGTGAAGCGAAGCGTTCAGCTTGTCTTCCTCTTTTTTGCTTGCCGCGCTAATAGCGAGGGAGAATACAGGCTGGGGCAGATGCAGACGATCGAATTTATAGTAGGTATCAGGAGAACAAAAACTGATATTGGTCTGAAAGCCTTCAACCTTGGTAACAACCCCAAGGTCCCCAGCCGTAAGCTCTTTTGTTTCAACAAGCTTCTTACCAATCGTTTTATAGATCTTTGAAATACGCTCTTTCTTGTCGGTCTCGCAGTTCAGAATCTCACTGTCCGCAGCAAGTACACC from Marispirochaeta sp. carries:
- a CDS encoding citrate/2-methylcitrate synthase translates to MKQDWLEKFAGKAQANTKIPLDYYEKFNVKRGLRNADGTGVLVGLTEIGDVHGYIMDEGDKIPVEGRLRYRGIDVVDLVRGFQNEKRFGFEETAFLLIFGSLPVQGELESFKNLLGESRILPVNFTEDNILKAPSQDIMNKMARSVLVAYSYDDEAEDYSVVNILRQCITLIAQLPIFAAYGYQARRHNFFNESLYIHNPDPELSTAENLLQMVRPYQEYSSLEADLLDLSLVLHAEHGGGNNSAFTVHVVSSAETDTYSTMAAAIGSLKGAKHGGANIKVMGMMEDIKANVKDWSSETEVTDYLKKILNREAFDRSGLIYGIGHAVYTFSDPRAVLLRERAELLAREKNHEEEFNLYTLIEKLAPRVFQEVKNSDKVVSPNVDFFSGFVYSMLNIPFELYTPLFAISRIAGWSAHRMEELISGGRIIRPAYKSIVRPRNYIPLDEREKV
- the fusA gene encoding elongation factor G; the encoded protein is MSFSTADIRNIALVGHGSTGKTTLLEQLLFNSGVIDRAEPVESGKTVSDYSDEEIARGISVHTTLSSCTWNEHQVNLLDTPGSSDFIGEVVAAFRCAESSLMVVDARDGVQIETIKLWRRLDGRNKPRFVFINRMDRERADFEYAFNDLKEKFKMTFVPVTVPMMDDSEYMGIINLIENKAYMMHDGAEKDQPVDIPEQYSEMVEEYRLTLIESAAEGEDSLMEKYFEEGTLSPDEIRQGLIEGLKSNKIVPTLCGSALHNNGIVSLLNFISNITPSPAGIPELALDKDKNELKVDISDKGPLAGMVFRTAIDQFSGKLSFIKIMSGVLAADSEILNCETDKKERISKIYKTIGKKLVETKELTAGDLGVVTKVEGFQTNISFCSPDTYYKFDRLHLPQPVFSLAISAASKKEEDKLNASLHRAAEEDLTFRITYDKETHETVISGMGELHINMILDKIKEKQKIEIETKVPRIAYRETITKKAGAEYTHKKQSGGHGQYGRVVMDIGPIERGKYMEFYNDIKGGSISKGYMPGIEKGILEGMEEGFLAGYPLVDIEAHITDGKEHPVDSSEMAFKLAAKGALKSSLEKAGVVLLEPVMKLQVFVDEQYLGDILSDLSSRRGRVLGQEALGGGINEVDAEVPQAEMLRYAIDLKSMTSGTGSFEMAFDHYSPISGRVADLVIQEAKNLKADAE